Within Epilithonimonas zeae, the genomic segment TTACAAACGGATAAGTTCCGAAATCGATATCTAACATCAAAGCTTGAGCACCTTCAAACAAAATATTTTTACCATCCTGGATCGCTTCATTGATTTCCAATTCTGTATCAACAATTCTATCTTTCAGTCTTTCTCCCAAAGCTAAAAACTCCTGATAAATTTCTTCAACATCCAAACCTGGCTTTTCAAAATATTTTTCAAAAAGGGAATTCTTTACCTTTAAATTTTTCTCGATTTTTTCTCTTAGAACTTCAGGATTCAAAAGATCAATCATTCTGATTCCGACTCTAGCGATTTTATCTTCATAACAAGGACCAATTCCTTTTTTGGTAGTTCCAATCTGGGTTCCGCCTTGTTCTTCTTCTCTATAAGTATCTAGTAAAATGTGATAAGGCATTATCACGTGCGCTCTTCTGCTGATGAAAACGTGATCCGTTTTCAAGCCTTTGCTCTCTATCTGCTCGATTTCTTTAATGAAAGCCTTTGGGTTTACAACCACACCGTTAGCAATGATACACTTCCCTTTACATTGCAAAACGCCTGAAGGCAAAAGGTGCAGAACAAATTTTTCTTCTCCAACATAAACGGTATGACCAGCATTATCACCACCCTGGAAACGGACAACATAGTCTGATTTGGCTGATAAAACATCCGTTATTTTTCCTTTCCCTTCATCTCCATACTGGAGACCTACAACTACGTAAGTTGACATATTTTTTACTTTTTTTAGATTATTTACAAAGTTATACTATATATATGGCTTAGCAAAATCAAAGAAAATAAAAAACCCTCTTACTATGAATAAGAGGGCAAAAACACAAATGATGAAAAAAATTATAAATGCATCGCTGCATCTACAATACAATTTTCGGTACAAAAATCGTACAATTTTTACAATTTCCAATAAAAAAAGAAAACTTTATTTCAAAAAATTAATTATATTTTAATATTAGGTTAAATTAAATAAAAATATAAACTTACTTATACATATTATATATTTTTATCAACTCAAATCTATCAATTCGAAAGAACAATAATATATTAAATAAAAAATCAATCAGAACTCTATCATTATTTAAAAAAAACGAAAAAATATCCTAAAAATAAAAATAAATAAGAAATATTTAAATCTAAATTAAAAAATAGTTTTAATTTTAAATCAGCAAATATACTTTTGCTATATAATTTTAATTAAAACCGAAATAAATATTATAAAAGATGTGCGGAATTGTATGTGTATTTGATACAAAACAAAAGAATGAAGTTATAAGACCTCAAATATTAGAAATGTCTAAAAAAATTAGACACCGTGGTCCGGATTGGTCAGGAATCTACCAGCACGACAATGTGATTTTCTCTCACGAGAGACTGGCTATTGTAGATCCTACTTCCGGAAAACAACCATTATTTACAAAAGATAAAAAAGTTGCATTAGCAGTCAACGGCGAGATATATAATCATCAGGAATTGAGATCAGAATTTCCTGATTACGAGTTTTTGACTCAATCTGATTGTGAAGTTATT encodes:
- a CDS encoding adenylosuccinate synthase, translated to MSTYVVVGLQYGDEGKGKITDVLSAKSDYVVRFQGGDNAGHTVYVGEEKFVLHLLPSGVLQCKGKCIIANGVVVNPKAFIKEIEQIESKGLKTDHVFISRRAHVIMPYHILLDTYREEEQGGTQIGTTKKGIGPCYEDKIARVGIRMIDLLNPEVLREKIEKNLKVKNSLFEKYFEKPGLDVEEIYQEFLALGERLKDRIVDTELEINEAIQDGKNILFEGAQALMLDIDFGTYPFVTSSSPSTGGVCTGAGVPPTALQNLIGVAKAYTTRVGNGPFPTELDNELGEKIRQIGFEFGATTGRPRRTGWLDLVSLKHACMINGINNLVITKLDVLTGIHPLKIATKYKTEDGKIIDYFTSSTTKLYDYEPIYEELEGWDEDITNARTYDELPLNAKKYIEFIEEHLGINVYLVSVGPERSQNIIRKELF